A stretch of the Ostrea edulis chromosome 9, xbOstEdul1.1, whole genome shotgun sequence genome encodes the following:
- the LOC125657778 gene encoding uncharacterized protein LOC125657778 produces the protein MAGAREPGDDSGDEEYDWMKTGDSDVTIFFNPDDEYRIAKTILADLDREKIIYIRPGFSIPLGAQKYKNIAKAIKKSRKTLLILSESAKQVDFSLETYLALEECLQNGRLSLMVLLIDGMTVEDLPEIPFLQQASHMVLVDNYHERCMETICRTLKRDVQLNQLLPAGNFAVGMAWSHFAGYLKQILPELAQSIKKSDTFQNNLGRMSTVFFMLCPTSATGPRNIADIDPNITKEGAIELVINKRPYNPTIYKVKGRNKEGRDEEYFCCAEYPSALCALGLIADEALNLLTPQQRRTEVERFKYKLEEILNHSRNAECYGRAKVLMFDDEGKGQENTPSHVLFNGVRNAIEETMLKPLSERPPSRFDQVQSSCPIDVCFLYSDTENRGSISVRSSPDDRTVNQIRTYLEDRKVRCSIARPPNDAMGVIEDRVKEAKWVCCLISKDTIRKRGYIEFWLAALLSKCIEENHLKIVILLKNVDSSYIPNFIRWVTYIDIFNEPSYEERIFEIIKGDVVSLRSQVPAGNVAFGLAWAFHVNYLRHVLPDFNERLELRMEEDDIRKSTAIKKKYRLSKILLEFVPKSCEFKPLLTMADDRIQGPFEVKPIAKDIAGTRRVFPCKLYRIEGENCDYYFAGEMLTPIKALAEMQKSMIAGLSKNQMYEQCDALVEQLTAILNSPATRDDMQKKCKCIKYNDSERKLADVIMDEIDNQQSRDYLEKYGEWLRKQGD, from the exons ATGGCAGGAGCCCGAGAGCCTGGTGACGACTCGGGAGACGAAGAATATGATTGGATGAAAACCGGTGACAGTGACGTCACTATATTTTTCAACCCGGACGACGAATATAGAATTGCCAAAACTATTTTAGCCGATTTAGATCGAGAAAAAATTATCTACATACGGCCAGGCTTTTCTATCCCACTGGGAGctcaaaaatacaaaaacattgcAAAAGCTATTAAGAAGAGTAGAAAAACCCTTCTGATCTTATCAGAAAGTGCTAAACAAGTTGACTTTTCCTTGGAGACCTATCTTGCGTTAGAAGAATGTCTGCAGAACGGTCGTCTTTCACTGATGGTGCTGTTGATCGACGGGATGACCGTTGAAGATTTACCAGAAATCCCCTTTCTTCAACAAGCATCTCATATGGTTCTAGTTGACAATTATCACGAGCGCTGTATGGAGACAATATGTCGGACACTGAAAA GAGATGTACAGCTAAATCAGCTTCTACCGGCGGGGAACTTTGCAGTGGGAATGGCCTGGTCACATTTTGCTGGATATTTAAAACAGATATTACCAG aacTTGCGCAAAGCATAAAGAAGTCCGATACTTTTCAAAACAACTTGGGTAGAATGTCGACTGTGTTTTTTATGCTGTGTCCAACGAGTGCAACAGGGCCACGAAACATTGCAGACATAGATCCAAACATAACGAAAGAAGGGGCAATTGAGTTGGTCATAAACAAGAGACCATATAATCCAACAATCTATAAAGTGAAAGGGAGAAATAAAGAGGGCAGAGATGAg GAGTACTTTTGCTGTGCTGAGTACCCTAGTGCACTTTGCGCTCTTGGGTTGATTGCAGATGAAGCACTCAATCTTCTCACACCCCAACAACGCAGGACGGAAGTAGAAAGGTTCAAGTATAAACTAGAGGAGATACTGAACCACTCAAGAAATGCGGAATGCTACGGAAGAGCGAAAGTCCTTATGTTTGACG ATGAAGGCAAAGGGCAGGAAAATACTCCATCCCATGTTCTCTTCAATGGAGTCAGAAATGCAATAGAAGAAACTATGTTAAAGCCACTG AGCGAGAGACCACCGAGTCGCTTTGATCAAGTACAGTCGTCCTGTCCTATTGATGTATGCTTTCTGTACAGTGACACAGAAAACCGCGGCTCTATCTCTGTCCGCAGTAGCCCGGATGATAGAACTGTAAACCAAATTAGAACTTACCTTGAAGACAGAAAAGTACGTTGTTCCATCGCAAGACCACCAAACGATGCTATGG GGGTGATAGAAGATCGAGTCAAAGAAGCCAAGTGGGTGTGTTGTTTGATATCCAAGGACACTATCAGGAAGAGGGGGTACATCGAGTTTTGGTTGGCAGCATTACTGAGCAAATGTATCGAggaaaatcatttgaaaatagTAATATTACTGAAAAACGTTGATAGTTCATATATACCAAACTTCATTCGGTGGGTGACAtatatagacatttttaacGAGCCCTCATATGAAGAAAGGATATTTGAGATCATAAAAG GCGATGTGGTGTCCCTGAGATCTCAGGTGCCCGCCGGTAACGTTGCCTTTGGTTTGGCGTGGGCGTTTCATGTGAATTACCTTAGACATGTACTGCCAG ATTTCAACGAACGGTTGGAGCTTAGAATGGAAGAAGATGATATTAGAAAATCAACAgcaattaagaaaaaatatcGACTTTCCAAAATTCTTTTAGAGTTTGTTCCAAAATCTTGTGAATTTAAACCTTTACTGACTATGGCTGACGACAGAATACAAGGACCATTTGAAGTGAAACCTATTGCTAAGGACATAGCCGGAACAAGACGAGTGTTTCCGTGCAAACTTTATAGAATAGAG ggaGAAAACTGTGATTACTACTTCGCAGGAGAGATGTTAACACCAATTAAAGCTCTGGCTGAGATGCAGAAATCAATGATAGCGGGACTCTCTAAAAATCAAATGTACGAACAATGTGATGCATTGGTAGAACAGCTTACGGCCATCTTGAATTCGCCGGCAACACGTGATGATATGCAGAAAAAATGTAAATGCATTAAATACAACG ATTCTGAGCGGAAGTTAGCTGACGTCATTATGGACGAAATAGACAACCAACAAAGCCGCGATTATCTAGAAAAGTACGGTGAATGGTTAAGGAAACAAGGAGATTAG
- the LOC125657779 gene encoding calpain-5-like — protein MVLGLFDSAVPYKGQAYSKLKSECVSSGRLFEDPEFPPVSSSLAYSEPASSNIVWKRPGEITGDPKFFVDGAGTDDFNQGALGNCWFVAAAACIAEKPKLLKKIVPDIEKQEWLPENKYAGIFHFRFWICGEWTDVVIDDYLPTEGGNLIYIHSNKRNEFWSALLEKAYAKLFGCYESLRGGFARDALVNMTGGVGEVITLSDYIESEEKKEKLFQILHSAIDDQSMISAAILTGGNDIESKRDNGLVNGHAYSVTAVKKIRLGEGLIAFFKRDSIKLVRCRNPWGDTEWTGAWSDGSQEWAKVSSNEKEEMGITIEDNGEFWMSFEDFCTSYSHVDVCHLINTSFFSLSKTWHEGKGMSEWTDRRCGGCVDHDSFIQNPQYVFDIDDKEDEILVSLEQQDKREFKKDGEGKNHGIGFTITKTDLNREYRMHDKLQTIHTSEYGANRAIFERVTIKRGRYVIFPTTHEPDKKGRYVLRVYFSSSPAFKELVYEEPPPPMCCSFLFKSNGATQITIVSANGLENPNIVLKPDLYCEVTCGRKKVKTSVCDGTKDPFWDERITFYQKDKDIKIEIWNDNLIKDDFIGQCIIPMKGAKHTGKTIQLPLYGKGKEEKVKQKGSLSVTILCTAHMDTV, from the exons ATGGTCCTGGGGCTATTTGATTCTGCTGTTCCCTATAAGGGACAGGCGTACAGTAAACTGAAGTCTGAATGCGTCAGTTCCGGTCGGTTGTTTGAAGATCCGGAATTCCCTCCAGTTTCTTCATCACTTGCTTATTCTGAACCTGCATCGTCTAACATCGTGTGGAAGAGACCAGGG GAAATCACTGGAGATCCTAAATTTTTCGTTGACGGCGCCGGAACTGATGATTTTAACCAAGGGGCGCTTGGGAATTGCTGGTTCGTAGCCGCAGCAGCATGTATAGCTGAAAAACCCAAACTGCTGAAAaag ATTGTGCCAGATATTGAGAAACAAGAGTGGCTTCCGGAGAACAAGTATGCTGGGATATTTCACTTCCGGTTCTGGATTTGTGGAGAGTGGACGGATGTTGTGATTGACGATTATCTGCCTACTGAGGGTGGTAACCTGATTTACATCCACTCAAACAAACGGAACGAGTTCTGGTCAGCTCTTCTGGAGAAAGCTTACGCAAA ACTATTCGGATGTTACGAGTCTTTGCGCGGAGGTTTTGCTAGAGACGCTCTTGTCAACATGACAGGGGGCGTAGGGGAGGTCATCACATTGTCGGACTACATCGAATCAGAGGAGAAGAAGGAAaaactttttcaaatacttcattcTGCCATTGACGATCAGTCTATGATCAGCGCCGCCATTCTA ACAGGCGGAAATGATATAGAGTCCAAACGGGACAATGGTTTAGTGAATGGTCACGCTTACAGTGTCACAGCCGTGAAAAAAATACGATTAGGGGAAGGTCTGATTGCGTTTTTTAAGAGAGATTCCATAAAGTTAGTTCGTTGTCGCAATCCTTGGGGTGATACTGAGTGGACAGGGGCTTGGAGCGATGG GTCCCAGGAATGGGCTAAAGTGAGCAGCAACGAGAAGGAAGAAATGGGAATCACTATAGAGGATAATGGTGAATTTTG GATGTCATTTGAGGATTTTTGTACGAGTTATTCCCACGTTGACGTCTGTCATTTGATCAATACATCGTTCTTCTCCCTGTCCAAAACCTGGCATGAAGGCAAGGGCATGAGCGAATGGACGGATCGCAGATGTGGAGGATGCGTGGACCACGACAGCTTCATACAAAATCCGCAG TATGTGTTTGACATAGACGACAAGGAAGACGAAATTTTGGTGTCGTTAGAACAACAAGACAAGAGAGAATTTAAGAAAGATGGCGAGGGAAAGAACCACGGAATTGGTTTCACGATTACCAAG ACTGACCTCAACCGAGAGTACAGAATGCACGATAAATTACAGACCATTCATACATCAGAGTACGGTGCTAATAGGGCTATTTTCGAACGTGTGACCATAAAGAGGGGACGCTATGTGATATTCCCCACCACACACGAGCCAGACAAGAAAGGGAGATATGTTTTACGAGTGTACTTCAGTTCCTCACCAGCCTTCAA GGAATTAGTGTACGAGGAACCACCTCCACCAATGTGTTGTTCCTTCCTTTTTAAATCCAACGGCGCCACACAAATCACAATAGTCAGTGCCAACGGTCTGGAAAACCCGAACATCGTCCTCA AACCTGATCTGTACTGTGAAGTAACCTGCGGAAGAAAGAAAGTGAAAACAAGTGTTTGTGACGGGACGAAGGACCCATTCTGGGACGAAAGAATAACATTTTACCAGAAAGATAAGGACATCAAAATTGAG ATCTGGAATGACAATCTAATTAAGGACGATTTTATCGGACAGTGTATCATTCCAATGAAAGGAGCTAAACATACAGGAAAAACAATTCAGCTACCACTGTACGGCAAAGGCAAGGAGGAGAAAGTGAAACAGAAAGGATCCCTGTCAGTGACGATATTGTGTACAGCTCACATGGACACCGTGTGA